In a single window of the Desulfovibrio sp. ZJ209 genome:
- a CDS encoding flavodoxin has translation MAAPAVLIAYFSNAGQNYVDGKIVELPVGNTEVAAEKLSEITGARLVRIEQAQTYPGDYHELTEVAKKELRAGARPELKSAVPDMTGVDVLFLGYPNWWGTMPMPVWTFLDAIPTAGKAIAPFCTNEGSGMGRSEKDLSALCPAATIRAGLPIIGHKVHEAEALLRKWARDILA, from the coding sequence ATGGCCGCACCAGCAGTTCTCATCGCCTACTTCTCTAATGCGGGGCAAAACTATGTTGATGGAAAAATCGTCGAGCTTCCCGTGGGGAATACCGAGGTAGCAGCAGAAAAACTGTCCGAAATCACCGGCGCCCGGCTGGTGCGTATCGAACAGGCGCAAACCTATCCCGGGGACTATCATGAGCTCACGGAAGTTGCCAAAAAGGAGCTCAGGGCCGGTGCAAGGCCGGAATTGAAAAGCGCCGTCCCCGATATGACGGGCGTGGACGTACTTTTCTTGGGCTATCCCAACTGGTGGGGCACCATGCCCATGCCTGTCTGGACCTTTCTGGACGCCATCCCCACAGCGGGCAAAGCCATAGCGCCGTTTTGCACCAATGAGGGCAGCGGCATGGGCCGCAGCGAAAAGGACCTGAGCGCCCTGTGCCCGGCCGCGACCATCCGGGCAGGCTTGCCCATCATCGGCCACAAGGTGCATGAGGCAGAGGCGCTTTTACGCAAATGGGCGCGGGACATCCTCGCGTGA